CATCGAGGTACAGGGGTCGGCGGAAGCATCACCGTAAACCCACCCAGCCCTCAAGGCTCGTGCTAACGCGTTTGAGTGATCGTCGATGCCGAGACGCGAGGAGTGGGTGACTTGTCCATTGTGCCCCGACGTCAACTGACATGTCCACGGACCGTTGCGGCGGGGCGATCCAAAGCCTCCAGCTCGCTAGGGTTGGGGTTAGATAGAGACTGAGTTATATCTGGTGACTGGTCGGTTCGCTTGGAAGTAGTACTACAGGGTGCCCTGAACGGATAAGCCATCCTTGAAGTTGATGCCTGTTGCGGCGCTGCGGTACCGGGaaacgtcaactggttgcTCCTCTCAGGGCCGTGccgagaacattgaagatggCACGGGCGCAGCTCAGCTTCATCCGCTGTCCGCGGGATGGATGAGCCATTTGCGAGGCAGTCTGCCCTCGTCGGCTATCCGTGGCGTTggctgtgtgtgtgttgGCCCCCGACATGGTTGTCTCATCATTAGACGAATCCTACCTGCACACGACTACATCTAGATGAGCCCAAGGTCGCAATCGCGCCTTAAGCTGTGCTTATTATTCGCGGCCCAAATATCCCACCGAGAACCGGGCGTGGAACGGTGGGAAGAAGTCCTAACCTCCAGAGTCCACGGTGGGGAGCACTGATCAAATTTCTGACTGATTGATAAGATTTACGGCATCCGTCAGAGGCATGCCGCATGCTTGGCCTGCAAGGATCCGGTGGGTAAGACGCGCCACGCAAATCCACATCGTGGCCCGGACATAAAACAAGTCTGGTGTAGGGGTTGGAAGCTGCGGATGCTCTTATTAGCCTTCCGTATTGGACTAGCTCCGCGTGTgaaggcaacattgaagatatgtacgtacatgtatAGCGGCAAGTTTTGATATCCCTGCAGCTTCCCAACGGCGTAAGACGTGTAGAGAAAGTGCTCGCCCACGGCCGGACGagatggatggcaagccGTCCAGCCTTGACACGCTGGCGTCGCAGCTTGCCGCACCCATCTCTGCCCAAGTTGGCTCTTGTAGTCTCTAAAGAACAGGCGTCACACTCTCAGCAAAGGTCGTCGGCAACTGCAACAAAACAACTTCTTTCGCATGTGCTCCGGAACATGCGGGGGGGAGATCGGATGAACCCGCTTCGATTCTGACAACGAGATGCAGTGCTACCGTATGCCGTATAGGCAGGCATTTTGTCAAGCATGTTGACGAGTTCCCACTTCGGGTCTCAACTCGGTTTTTGAAAGGATCCCGTCGGTAGTCGGCACGGGGTCTGACGTAGTCTCGTGAAATCTGCACCTCATCCCCTCACGCCCTCACGTCCTCACGCCAATCGAGACTAACTTCTCGTGGCTCTACCCACATGTGACGCTCCGAAGGACTAGTGGGCATTGTCTGGTGCCGAAATCTTGCCTCATCCTAGTTTCCTTGGCTGCTCGCGTTGGCGGCTATGCAGACGAGGGTTCGGCTGTGGATCTGTTCATCTACGTCGTACGTATCGAGAACATGGACTCTTTCCTTGCTTTTGGCACGGACATTGTCTCCGCAATCCTACTCCCCCGAGGGGAGCTGAGTGGGACATGTTGGAATGGACTGATGAAACACAGACTCAGTTCATTGACGGGGTAGCTCACTGCCGATAAGAGGGCCTGGTAGCATCAGGGATGGTATACCAAAACACACCTCTCTCTGGCCCTGTGCCGTgcctgtttttttttttttttgccacTTGCAGGACTTGGTCCTCACTAGCTGGTAATAGGAGCTGGCCTTTGGCTGTGCCCGCGTATCCAGGTCGAATCAAAAGGGAGTGGGATATCTGCGTCACTTTTCAAAAAGACTCAAGGCCCACCGGCACTTATACAGCCGTTATGACTGCAGGTAATTAAATGTAATGTTTATGCTTATTGTCACGGGGTAGAGTCGTATTGGAAGCTGTAACCGTACACAATCTCCGCTCTGTAGTCACATCTTACCCGATATGCCAGTTTCTATAGCACAGGGGGTTGGATGGCCACGGTGTTGTGCAGATTATCAACATATTAAAAAGCAACACTACGTCGAACCCCGACAGATTGGTTCGGTTAGCTATCCTCGACATAATACTACCCAGGATCCCCGGCCGTTTACGTGTTATTTAGCAGTTACATCGACTGCCAGAAGCGAAACGACCTGCTGCGCAATTCTTGGAACATGCAGACGCCAGAAGAAGTCGAGCCCTCGACTGTGCCCGAGTCTTTGACATCGGGGCGCAGTCGCCAGAAGCCAGCGTGTGAAGAGTGCCGACGGCGCAAACTCCGTTGCGATGGACAGCAACCGCAGTGCGGCGTTTGTAAAGAGACTGGTGTGGTGTGCGAGGTGAATCCCGTTCGAGCGCCTCGAGGCCCCAAGAGAGGATATCTAAAGAATCTACGGAACCGAGTTTGTACGTCTTATTGTCCGGGCCGTTGTAGCCTCTATGCTTTTCTGCACTCATAGGATATGACGATAGTAATACTTTACAGCTATGCTTGAAAGCAGATTTGCTGCCCAGTCGCAGAATCTGGGTACAAATGAGGCTGGCCTCAACTCTGGTGATGTTTTAGCATCGCCACTGGCTTCCATGCCGAACTCGATCCAAGGGGGGAACGTAGACTCTGTCCAAGACATGTTTTCCATGATGGACCCCGCGGTTTCCGAGTCGGAGATGACCTTGACAAGTCCTCTTCTGGATCTCGAGACTCTGCACAACCTAAACCTGATACCCGAGCCGCCGCCTACACCGTCCACGACATGTCTGaccgccagcagcattcCTATTTGTGACTTTACCCAAGCGGAGCTGTAAGTCTACGTCTACACCTCGTCTATCGGAGATACTGGTCGCTAACAGCAGGGGATCCATGGCAGCAACCAACTGTACTTTGATCGTGTCCATCCTTCGATACCAATCTTGCACCAACGGCGGTACCACTCGTGGTCCAAACTGCACACAAAGTCGGCCGCCAGATTGTCCTTGCAGTATGCCATGTGGACATTGGCATCGTTATTATCTGGTCAGTTCCAGCACCTGCAAGAAGGCTTCTACCAAGAAGCCAGGCAGATGCTAGAGTCATCAAACCCTACCAACTGCGTCCAAGGCAGTGCTCTCGAAATCGAGTTAGCTCAGGCCTGGGTGTTAATTGCTACCTATGAGTCGATGAGGAcgcatcatcaacatgccTGGATGAGCGCTGGACGCGCGTTCCGCCTGGTGCAACTGATGAAGTTGCATGAGATTGACAGCCCGACAAACCCATCTTCTGGTGCCGATCATGATTCTGTGACAACGGAAGAAAAACGAAGAGTGTTCTGGATGGCGTACTTTATTGACCATTTGTTTAGTATGAAGAATAACTCACCCATCAGATTAAACGAGCATGTGGTGAGTCTCTCAATTCCCGGAAGCTTCATATTAGATGCCTGGTGGGAGTGACAAACTTATCTTTCTTATTTCCAGATATGCACACGATTGCCTGCCCAGGAATCAGACTTTCAAAATGGCCAAAACACTGTAATGGACTTCTTGTCGGACGCGATAGTAGATCAAAATCCAACCACGCGCTCTCCCTTTAATGAGTG
The DNA window shown above is from Metarhizium brunneum chromosome 1, complete sequence and carries:
- the ctnR_0 gene encoding Citrinin biosynthesis transcriptional activator, producing MLESRFAAQSQNLGTNEAGLNSGDVLASPLASMPNSIQGGNVDSVQDMFSMMDPAVSESEMTLTSPLLDLETLHNLNLIPEPPPTPSTTCLTASSIPICDFTQAELNQLYFDRVHPSIPILHQRRYHSWSKLHTKSAARLSLQYAMWTLASLLSGQFQHLQEGFYQEARQMLESSNPTNCVQGSALEIELAQAWVLIATYESMRTHHQHAWMSAGRAFRLVQLMKLHEIDSPTNPSSGADHDSVTTEEKRRVFWMAYFIDHLFSMKNNSPIRLNEHVICTRLPAQESDFQNGQNTVMDFLSDAIVDQNPTTRSPFNECIVLATICGRTLSHNQQYNIRCLHGDGEADWSDWDTWFDNILSARLQILSKCYPSPTTGYDPMLLFAHVIAQASVIYLCKEVKSMVWPNGKARSLRTEYQQRALNAAEHIVKLAYALVEFSVFKVHPLMPIPIFLCVEFLFANRQLPRAATLLRQLLDALSQLKSVINPKQNYIMLLDLTHIFPMLNTMDNQTAGTAMSQ